CAAAAAAATGCGGGACAGCCAGCGCAATGCCCACGGGTTTTCTTTCCGCAATCCGCCGGATGAAAGGCCGCAATTCCTCCGGGTCATGCGGCCAGGTGTACCCGGTGGTCAAAAGCAGTTGCCCCTCCTGAATCCAATCCCAGGCATTGGGAATGTCAATCACCGCCACCCAGCGGACCTCCTGTTCCAGCGACACCCGGGTGACCGGCCTGAAGCGAAAAAGGTTCAAATCCAGCAGATGGGAAAGCTTCATTGGTTACATTTTAGGGGTTTGGCCAAAGGGCAAGGCAAGGGCAAAAAATCCTGTTGCTGCACAAGCATCTATAGGGTTTTTCTGGCGTTATACTGCTGCAATGAAAGAGATTTTCGATGCCATCACCACAGCAGATTGCAGAACATATCCCGGATCCAAATGGCAAACCCATCCAGAAAGTGTGTTGCCCCTGTGGGTGGCAGACATGGATTTTCCCATTGCCAGAGAAATTCAACAGGCCATTCAGGAACGGGCAGCAGGTTTTGTGGGGTATCCCCAGCATGGAGGAGATCCCCAGGTGCTGCTTGCACTGCAGGAGCGTCTGAAATCCCGTTTTGACTGGGACATCTCTGCCCGGGATGTCCTGACCGTGCCCAGCCTGGGACGCGCCCTGCACACCTGCATTGCGGCCCTCAGTGAACCCGGAGAGGGCGTGATCACCCAGACCCCGGTGTACCACCGGTTTCTGATCGGGATCCGGGAAACCGGGCGCGTTGCACTGGAGAGCCCCATGCTGTTTTCTCCTGCAGGCTGGGAACTGGATTTTGAGCAACTGGAATCGCTGGTGACCCCCCAGACCCGTGTTTTGATGCTGTGCAATCCGCAGAACCCCACCGGAAGGGTGTTTTCCAGACTGGAACTGGAAAAACTGGCAGAATTTGTCCTGAATCATGACCTGCTGGTGATCTCTGATGAACTTCATGCCGATGTGAATTATGGACACCAGCACACCGTTTTTGCCAGCCTGAGTCCTGAACTGGAGCAGCGCACCTTCACGCTGTATGGACCGGGAAAAACCTTCAATCTGGCCGGTCTGGGTCTGGGTTTTGTGATCTGCAAAAACCCTGCGCTGCTGGACAAATTCAAGCAAGTGCTGCTGGGCACCCTTCCTGAACCCAATGTGCTGTCCAGTGCAGCTGCACTTGCGGCCTACACCCAGGCTGAAGTGTGGGAAAAAGAGGTGCTGGCTTACCTGCAGGCCAACCGGGACCATCTGGCGGCACGATTGCAAAAAGAATTGCCTGAGGTGCAGTTTGCTCCACTGGAAGCCACTTACACCCAGTTGCTGAATTTCAGGAATTACAGCTTTGCTCCTGAAGCACAAAAAGTACTGCTGCAAGGCGGTCTGGCCCTGAATGAGGGTTCCAGCTTTGGCAAGGACTTCTGGGGGTATGCGCGCATCAATTTCGCCACCAGCCGTCAGATTCTGGATCAGGCCATCGACCGAATGGTGCAGATTGTGCAAGCCAGACAGGAAACCGTCAGCAGCTGATTTCAGATTGGATTTCAGGACCCTCACAGGCCCACTGCAAACCCCTTCAGCCAGACCAGATGGCTTTCATCTTTTTCCTGACAGGCATCTCATGCAAATCGTGCACAACTGAGTTATGGAATATCTGGTGTTGCTTTTTGTGCTTTTGCCTCTGGGCAACCTTTTGCTGGAGCGTTTTGAAAAACCCATTCCCGACCACGAACAACCCCTGAGGGTCTGGCTGCAAAGTGCTTCAGACCGCACCGAAAAACATTGAGCTTTCCTCCTCCCCGAACATTCGGGGTTTTTCTTGCTTCAGGGTACGGATCCAGGCTGTAAAATGACAGCAGCCTCATATTGGATCAAGATTTCAAACCTGCCCCGGCACACCCAGGAGGAACTTCATGTTTGATGCAACCACACTGAAAACACAGCTGCGGGCTGCAAAAATGGTGGGCGTACTGCGTGCCCCCACAGCAGAAGCGGCAGTGCAAGCTTCACTGGCTGCCATTCGGGGGGGCCTGAAAGCCATTGAACTGACTTTCACCACGCCAGATGCCCCCCATGCCATTGAAAAACTGCGTTCACAGCTTCCCGAGGGGGTGCTGCTGGGTGCAGGCACCGTCACCACACCAGAACAGGCAGCACTTGCCCTGGAAGCCGGGGCTCACTTTCTGGTCAGCCCCCATCTGGGAGAAGATGTGCTGGAAACCGCCCACCTGCTGGGCATCCCTTACCTTCCTGGTGTCCTCACCCCCACCGAAATTCACCGTGCCCATTGCCTGAAAGCCGAACTGCTCAAGATCTTCCCCATCGGGTCCAGTGGAGGAGCAGCTTACCTGAAAGACCTGCTGGGTCCTTTCCCGGACCTGCAGGCCATGGTGACGGGCAGTGTGGGACCAAAGGAAGTCAAAGATTACCTGGATGCTGGAGCCATCGCTGTGGGTGTGGGCTCCAACCTGTTCCCAAAAGAAGCCATTGCACAAGGCAACTGGGATGCCGTGGAACAGGCCACCAGAACTGCTTTTGAAGAGGCAGGTCTCGGCGGCTGAGCACAGACCGTCCAACAAAAGACCCTGCCTTGTTTTCAGGCAGGGTCTTAAAGGTGAAATTCGATCAGGACACAACCGGGCTGTAAGTCTTTTGCACGTAGGCTTCCAGAAGTTCCTGAAACTCCTGCACAATCCTGGGGCCTTTCAGGGTGGTCAGCAGTTTGCCATCCTGATAGACCGGAGCACGGGGGTCCTCTCCAGTTCCGGGCAGAGAAATCCCGATGTTGGCGTGTTTGGACTCTCCGGGGCCGTTCACAATGCAGCCCATCACGGCCACCTGCATGGCTTCCACGCCAGGCAGGGATTTCTTCCATTCGGGCATGCGGTCACGGATGTAATCCTGAATGTCGCGGGCCATCTCCTGAAAAAGGGTGCTGGTGGTGCGTCCACAACCAGGGCAGGCCGTCACCTGGGGTAAAAACTGGCGGAGTCCGAGGCTTTGCAGGATCTGCTGGGCCACCTCCACTTCTTTTTTGCGGGGTGCCCCCGGTTCTGGCGTGATGGACACCCGGATGGTGTCTCCAATGCCTTCTGCCAGCAGCACCGACAGGCCCGCAGTGGAAGCCACCACACCCTTGTCTCCCATCCCGGCTTCGGTGAGGCCCAGATGCAGGGGGTAGTCGCATTTTGCAGCCAGCAGGCGGTACACCTGCCAGAGTTCTGGTGCACTGGACACCTTGGCAGACAGGATGATCTTTTCCCGTTTCAGGCCCAGTTCTTCTGCATAATGGGCGCTTTCCAGGGCAGACACGATCATGGCGTCGATCATCACATCCGTGCCACTCCTGGGCTCTGGAAGTTTGACATTCTCGTCCATCATGCGGGCCAGCACGCTCTGGTCCAGGCTGCCCCAGTTCACCCCGATGCGCACGGGTTTGTCAAAGTCTTTTGCGACTTCAATCATGGTGGCGAAGTTCTCGTCGTGCCGGTCTCCCACTCCCACATTGCCAGGGTTGATGCGGTATTTGGCCAGCAATTCTGCCGTTTCTGGAAATTCACGCAGCAGGATGTGACCGTTGTAATGAAAATCTCCCACCAGCGGAACATGGATTCCAATGTCTGCGAGGCGCTGCACGATTTCTGGCACGGCAGCAGCACTCTGTTTGTTGTTGACGGTGATGCGAACAATTTCACTGCCCGCGTTGTAAAGCTGGGCCACCTGAATGGCGGTGGCTTCGGCATCTGCAGTGTCGGTGTTGGTCATGCTCTGCACCACCACCGGGTGGTCGGAACCCACCCACACCCCACCCACATTGACATTTACGGTCTTGCGACGCTTGATCATACGGGACCATTGTACTCGCGTCTGGTGAGGGCATTGGGGAGGTGGAACACCAAAGGGTCAAACGAAGAAGCACAGATCAGTTCAGACCCTGGTGCATCTGGGGGGCCATTGTTGTGACATCCTCAGCTGTCAAAGCCATCAATTGCCCGAGGGCGTCCACCACCTGCGGATCAAAGTGCTTGCCAGACTGGAAGCGGATTTCCTGCATGGCTTCCTGGTGGGACCATGCGCGTTTGTAAGGCCGTTCGCTGATCAGGGCATCGTACACATCACACACAGCAAAAATCCGGGCAAAGCGGGGAATGTCTTCACCTTTCAGGCCCACAGGGTAACCTGTGCCGTTCCATTTCTCATGGTGGGCCAGCACCACCTGACGGGAAGACTGGGGCAGGAAACCCAGAGCATCTGCAAAACGGCCTCCTTCCAGCACATGGTTTTGCATGGTGGCCCATTCCTCTGCCGTCAGCTGGCCTTTTTTGAGCAGCACATGGTCGGGGGTGCCCAGCTTGCCCACATCATGCAGGTAAGCCCCCCAGCGCAGGGCTTCCAGGTCCTGGGCCTCCAGCTGAAAGAGGGTGCCCAGTTTGACAGCCATGTGTGTGACACGTTCGGTGTGACCTCTGGTTTCACCGTCTTTGAACTCCAGGGCCAGGCCCAGGGCACGCAGCGCAGCTTCACGGGTGTCCAGCAGCTTCTCTTCCACAATGAAGCGCACCGTCACCAGCGACATCATGGCCGAGACCGCCACAAACAGTTGCTTCTCCTGTACGGTCCAGCGGTGCTCCTGAAAGGTGTGCATCAGGAAAGCCCCCTGCAGTTGTCCCTGGGCATCCCGCACCGGAGCTGCAGCCAGGCTTTGCACCCCCAGTTGTGGAAAACCTGTGGCCACAGGATCCTCTGCTGTGACAGGAAAAAACAGGGGCTGTGTGGCCTCCTGCAGGGCCTGCAGCAAAGGGAGGTTGGACGGCAAACCATGCATCAGGATGGCCTGCATGGCTTCTCCTTCTGGAAGTTCTCCAGCAGCGGTGCGGGCATGGTACATCTGGTCGTCTTTGAGCTGGAAATAGGCAGCTCCCACAGCAGCCGTGTGTTCCAGCAGGCGCTGCAGGGCGGGTTGTACAGCATCGGGGATGGAAATCGCTTTCAGTGCAGTGCGGGTGAGTTCGAGGGCAAGTGCGGATTCTGCAGGAAGCATTTCAGCCATTTGCCCACTGTACACATGGGGATCACACAGAATTCTTGTTGCAAAGCAAGAAAAGTGTTTTACACAGCACATGTTGCACAACCCCCACAGCCCACCAACTGGAATCCCTGGCGCAAAGTCCAGGTGAAAAAACCAGTACAGTGACGGCATGCTGCACAAGAAACCCTGGATTTCACATGTGTTTTGCCGGGATGCAACATGAAGTCTTCTCCACGTCTCAGGCGTTTTGGAATTGTACTGTCTGTGCTGGCCATCATAGGAAGCGTGCTGTATTTCATTTTTCGCAACCTTCTGACGGTGTCACCCGAAGAAGCCCTTTCAGAAGGCAAAACCTTGCTGCAGAAAAAAACCGTGCTGGCTGTGGTGGCCCACCCGGATGATCTGGAATGGTACATCGGGGGCACGCTGCACAGACTGGCGGTTGCCGGGGCCAATGTGCAGGTGGTGGTGTCTGCTTCTGGAGAAAAAGGCCCGAACCACATCAACGCCACGGACCTTGCTGCAACCCGGGAGCAGGAACAGCGTGCAGCAGGCAAAATCAATGGGTACACCCAGATTCACTTCTTGCGTCTGCCAGATCGGGGCGTGGCAAAAGACCCCCGCTTCCTGCCCGAAGTGGAAAAGATCTACAACACCGTTAAACCAGAGGCTGTTTTTGTCTTTGATCCAGATTGTCCTTCCCTCCCCTATTTGCATGCAGACCATCAGGGTTCAGCCAGGCTTTTTCTCTCATTCTGGAGAGGCCTGACCGGGGACCGCCCTCCGGTGTACCTGTTCCAGACCCGCAGGCCCAATGTGGCCGTGGACATCAGTGATGTACTGGACACCAAAACCCTGGCCCTGGCAGAGCACCACAGC
This window of the Deinococcus roseus genome carries:
- a CDS encoding MalY/PatB family protein; the protein is MKEIFDAITTADCRTYPGSKWQTHPESVLPLWVADMDFPIAREIQQAIQERAAGFVGYPQHGGDPQVLLALQERLKSRFDWDISARDVLTVPSLGRALHTCIAALSEPGEGVITQTPVYHRFLIGIRETGRVALESPMLFSPAGWELDFEQLESLVTPQTRVLMLCNPQNPTGRVFSRLELEKLAEFVLNHDLLVISDELHADVNYGHQHTVFASLSPELEQRTFTLYGPGKTFNLAGLGLGFVICKNPALLDKFKQVLLGTLPEPNVLSSAAALAAYTQAEVWEKEVLAYLQANRDHLAARLQKELPEVQFAPLEATYTQLLNFRNYSFAPEAQKVLLQGGLALNEGSSFGKDFWGYARINFATSRQILDQAIDRMVQIVQARQETVSS
- a CDS encoding bifunctional 4-hydroxy-2-oxoglutarate aldolase/2-dehydro-3-deoxy-phosphogluconate aldolase, coding for MFDATTLKTQLRAAKMVGVLRAPTAEAAVQASLAAIRGGLKAIELTFTTPDAPHAIEKLRSQLPEGVLLGAGTVTTPEQAALALEAGAHFLVSPHLGEDVLETAHLLGIPYLPGVLTPTEIHRAHCLKAELLKIFPIGSSGGAAYLKDLLGPFPDLQAMVTGSVGPKEVKDYLDAGAIAVGVGSNLFPKEAIAQGNWDAVEQATRTAFEEAGLGG
- the ispG gene encoding flavodoxin-dependent (E)-4-hydroxy-3-methylbut-2-enyl-diphosphate synthase, yielding MIKRRKTVNVNVGGVWVGSDHPVVVQSMTNTDTADAEATAIQVAQLYNAGSEIVRITVNNKQSAAAVPEIVQRLADIGIHVPLVGDFHYNGHILLREFPETAELLAKYRINPGNVGVGDRHDENFATMIEVAKDFDKPVRIGVNWGSLDQSVLARMMDENVKLPEPRSGTDVMIDAMIVSALESAHYAEELGLKREKIILSAKVSSAPELWQVYRLLAAKCDYPLHLGLTEAGMGDKGVVASTAGLSVLLAEGIGDTIRVSITPEPGAPRKKEVEVAQQILQSLGLRQFLPQVTACPGCGRTTSTLFQEMARDIQDYIRDRMPEWKKSLPGVEAMQVAVMGCIVNGPGESKHANIGISLPGTGEDPRAPVYQDGKLLTTLKGPRIVQEFQELLEAYVQKTYSPVVS
- a CDS encoding HD-GYP domain-containing protein — protein: MAEMLPAESALALELTRTALKAISIPDAVQPALQRLLEHTAAVGAAYFQLKDDQMYHARTAAGELPEGEAMQAILMHGLPSNLPLLQALQEATQPLFFPVTAEDPVATGFPQLGVQSLAAAPVRDAQGQLQGAFLMHTFQEHRWTVQEKQLFVAVSAMMSLVTVRFIVEEKLLDTREAALRALGLALEFKDGETRGHTERVTHMAVKLGTLFQLEAQDLEALRWGAYLHDVGKLGTPDHVLLKKGQLTAEEWATMQNHVLEGGRFADALGFLPQSSRQVVLAHHEKWNGTGYPVGLKGEDIPRFARIFAVCDVYDALISERPYKRAWSHQEAMQEIRFQSGKHFDPQVVDALGQLMALTAEDVTTMAPQMHQGLN
- a CDS encoding PIG-L deacetylase family protein: MKSSPRLRRFGIVLSVLAIIGSVLYFIFRNLLTVSPEEALSEGKTLLQKKTVLAVVAHPDDLEWYIGGTLHRLAVAGANVQVVVSASGEKGPNHINATDLAATREQEQRAAGKINGYTQIHFLRLPDRGVAKDPRFLPEVEKIYNTVKPEAVFVFDPDCPSLPYLHADHQGSARLFLSFWRGLTGDRPPVYLFQTRRPNVAVDISDVLDTKTLALAEHHSQYGVQDSNGGRMIQMFRAEGSRVGVEAAELYRVLR